In a single window of the Hyalangium gracile genome:
- a CDS encoding TetR/AcrR family transcriptional regulator — translation MGKEPAKREIKQERAARTRVEILEAAITLFARRGFLATTMAELAKAIRMTPGALYWHFPTKEDLLLAAIDELHQRYLNEFVDLLSEHRKLSAREQLVSFMNRTGQFLRYHREYGIFFGMVAAESAESNERVAEALREKLSVYVQVLAGIIRYGQKKQEFRADIDPVQTAHGMMGAYIGVLVHQNLFRATVTYDPVLAALDTLLVNGFRPPKE, via the coding sequence ATGGGCAAGGAACCGGCGAAGCGGGAGATCAAACAGGAGCGCGCAGCACGCACCCGGGTCGAGATCCTCGAGGCGGCCATCACGCTGTTCGCCCGGCGCGGCTTCCTGGCGACGACGATGGCGGAGCTGGCCAAGGCCATCCGGATGACGCCCGGAGCGCTGTACTGGCACTTCCCCACCAAGGAGGATCTGCTGCTGGCGGCCATCGACGAGCTGCACCAGCGCTACCTCAACGAGTTCGTGGATCTGCTGTCCGAGCACCGCAAGCTGAGCGCGCGCGAGCAGCTGGTGTCGTTCATGAACCGCACCGGGCAGTTCCTGCGCTACCACCGCGAGTACGGCATCTTCTTCGGCATGGTGGCGGCCGAGTCCGCCGAGTCCAACGAGCGCGTGGCCGAGGCCCTCCGCGAGAAGCTGTCCGTCTACGTCCAGGTGCTGGCGGGCATCATCCGCTACGGGCAGAAGAAGCAGGAGTTCCGCGCGGACATCGATCCGGTGCAGACGGCGCACGGGATGATGGGCGCGTACATCGGCGTGCTGGTGCACCAGAACCTGTTCCGCGCCACGGTGACGTACGATCCGGTGCTGGCCGCGCTGGACACCCTGCTGGTCAACGGCTTCCGGCCGCCGAAGGAGTAG